One window from the genome of Anopheles merus strain MAF chromosome 3R, AmerM5.1, whole genome shotgun sequence encodes:
- the LOC121595427 gene encoding uncharacterized protein LOC121595427: protein MNEPCEGPVASMEEEYLDENNTDDERASDEGSIHNEDTDGEEYLEEEYLEGEFLEAEFLEEASLETDPESAKLRDSLRTWFIRNKVARSGSNNLLGILRKASSLSAFSSLPQDVRTLLKAPVNVSEQITKVPGGGEMWYQGVECCFQHYFRDVDVLEHVFELNLSVDGIPIYNRSAIQMWPILMQLHNMPNVPVMVVGIFCGTSKPNDVEPFLRPLVEELNRLHDHKMNLNGKKITVSVRIIIADSPARAFIKQVYYYNGVHGCLKCKCCGTSLKTPKKVIFEDTTAPPRTDKEFREEKPSSTGHRKGKTPLTDLKKFDMIKGIATSDLLHLIQLGIVFKLLLGWVEGALAPFKKWCKEDIDEISKELISILLPTEIHRKFRSLNYLHFWKGTEFGSFLHYAGIVVLQDRIGRLAYEHFKLLYCAITILSSWAFKDQWEYAGTLLRKFVEDYSVVYDRIHLVCNVHLLLHVYEEVNNLGPLITLSTHSCENMLQIIKHS, encoded by the exons ATGAATGAACCCTGTGAAGGTCCTGTGGCATCAATGGAAGAGGAGTATTTGGACGAAAACAATACAGATGACGAACGTGCTAGCGATGAAGGATCCATCCACAACGAAGATACTGATGGCGAAGAGTATTTAGAGGAAGAGTATTTGGAGGGAGAGTTTTTGGAGGCAGAGTTTTTGGAGGAGGCGAGCCTGGAAACTGATCCAGAAAGCGCGAAGCTACGAGACTCTTTGCGAACATGGTTTATTCGCAATAAAGTTGCTCGTAGCGGGAGTAATAATTTACTAGGAATACTGCGAAAAGCGTCTTCTCTTTCTGCTTTTTCATCTCTTCCACAGGATGTTAGGACATTGCTGAAAGCTCCGGTGAACGTCAGCGAGCAGATTACTAAGGTTCCAGGTGGAGGTGAAATGTGGTACCAAGGCGTTGAATGTTGTTTTCAACATTATTTTCG cGATGTGGACGTACTAGAGCATGTGTTTGAGCTGAATCTTTCAGTGGACGGAATACCAATATATAACCGTAGCGCAATACAGATGTGGCCTATACTAATGCAGTTGCACAATATGCCGAATGTTCCTGTTATGGTGGTTGGAATATTTTGCGGCACTTCTAAACCAAACGATGTTGAGCCTTTCCTGAGACCTTTGGTGGAGGAACTAAATAGGCTACATGATCACAAAATGAACCTAAACGGCAAAAAAATAACTGTTTCGGTTAGAATCATAATCGCTGACTCGCCTGCACGCGCATTTATTAAAC AAGTTTACTACTACAACGGAGTACATGGgtgtttaaaatgtaaatgctGTGGTACTTCCctaaaaacaccaaaaaaagttattttcgaGGATACAACAGCTCCACCAAGAACAGATAAGGAATTTAGAGAAGAAAAACCCAGTTCTACAGGCCATCGAAAAGGTAAAACCCCTCTTACAGATCTAAAAAAGTTCGACATGATAAAAGGTATAGCTACTAGCgatttattacatttaataCAATTGGGTATTGTTTTCAAGCTTCTGCTAGGCTGGGTCGAAGGAGCTCTTGCCCCCTTTAAAAAATGGTGCAAGGAAGACATAGATGAAATATCAAAAGAGCTTATAAGTATACTGCTGCCCACAGAAATTCATAGGAAGTTTAGGTCTCTTAATTATCTTCACTTTTGGAAAGGTACTGAATTCGGTAGTTTTTTACATTACGCAGGTATAGTTGTTTTGCAAGATAGAATAGGTAGACTAGCATACgaacattttaaattattatattgcGCTATAACTATATTATCATCATGGGCATTTAAGGACCAGTGGGAGTATGCCGGTACATTGTTGAGGAAATTTGTTGAGGATTATAGTGTTGTGTACGATCGCATACATCTAGTGTGTAATGTTCATCTCTTGCTTCATGTATACGAAGAGGTTAACAATTTAGGCCCTCTGATTACTTTGTCAACACATTCCTGTGAAAATATGttacaaataatcaaacatAGTTAA